A window of Lagopus muta isolate bLagMut1 chromosome 14, bLagMut1 primary, whole genome shotgun sequence contains these coding sequences:
- the LSM11 gene encoding U7 snRNA-associated Sm-like protein LSm11: protein MEEDEGAAGGAEQRHPRRRPGAERSPSPSRLDVSSSRFDPLLALYSADTPLPFPSAPCFNNLAEYESFQRGLLRPRGRRGPSARRGPSAGRSARRGPPASDPERIQRLRSLMVNAGPEQDAAGGGTARRRRAPRNVLTRMPLHEGSPLGELHRCVRDGVKINVHIRTFKGLRGVCTGFLVAFDKFWNMALTDVDETYRKPVLGKAFYAEPQLSLTRLFDRLKLQDASVKKGADSKAVSGELALTNDSQMPGWKVGSGRGREEDEHEKQKRLGRGGEKKVPGDSLHLAVRGEADVGSGTAHTGGAAAAGTHTRSQARRKRRPKVDYQQVFTRHINQIFIRGENVLLVHLAH, encoded by the exons ATGGAGGAGGACGagggggctgcgggcggcgcGGAGCAGCGGCACCCCCGCCGGCGGCCCGGGGCCGAGcgctcccccagccccagccgCCTGGACGTGAGCTCCAGCCGCTTCGACCCTCTGCTGGCGCTGTACTCCGCCGACACGCCGCTCCCCTTCCCCTCCGCGCCCTGCTTCAACAACCTCGCCGAGTATGAGAGCTTCCAGCGCGGCCTGCTCCGCCCGCGCGGCCGCCGGGGTCCCTCCGCTCGCCGCGGCCCTTCCGCCGGGCGCTCCGCCCGCCGCGGTCCTCCGGCCTCGGACCCCGAGCGCATCCAGCGCCTCCGCAGCCTGATGGTGAACGCGGGCCCCGAGCAGGACGCGGCAGGCGGCGGCACGGCACGGCGCCGGAGGGCTCCGCGTAACGTCCTGACCAGGATGCCGC TGCATGAAGGCAGCCCACTGGGGGAGCTCCACCGCTGTGTCCGAGACGGTGTAAAAATCAATGTTCACATCCGCACTTTCAAGGGGCTCCGTGGAGTCTGCACAGGCTTCTTGGTTGCATTTGACAAGTTCTGGAATATG GCCCTGACAGATGTGGATGAGACATACAGGAAGCCAGTTCTGGGCAAAGCTTTCTATGCAGAACCTCAGCTCTCACTAACCCGG CTGTTTGACAGACTCAAGCTGCAGGATGCCTCTGTGAAGAAGGGAGCTGACTCAAAGGCTGTATCGGGGGAGCTAGCCCTGACAAATGACTCTCAGATGCCTGGATGGAAAGTTGGATCGGGACGAGGGAGAGAAGAAGATGAGCATGAGAAGCAGAAACGCTTGGGCAGAGGTGGAGAAAAGAAGGTGCCAGGAGACAGTTTGCATCTGGCTGTCAGAGGTGAAGCTGATGTGGGCAGCGGGACTGCTCACACAgggggtgctgctgctgctggtacCCACACAAGAAGCCAGGCACGGAGGAAAAGGAGGCCCAAAGTGGATTATCAACAGGTGTTCACACGTCACATAAACCAGATTTTTATTCGAGGAGAGAACGTCTTGCTTGTCCATTTAGCTCATTGA
- the THG1L gene encoding probable tRNA(His) guanylyltransferase isoform X3 — protein MDRAMNTVLFSKGRVNGLKEEQGFDGRIVLYPSNQNLKDYLSWRQADCHINNLYNTVFWMLVQRSGLTPVQAQDRLQGTLAGDKNEILFSEFNINYNNEPLMYRKGTVLIWQKVNEVMTKKIKLPKELEEKEVEVTRTRTKVVPLHCDIIGEQFWEEYPEILAEDS, from the exons ATGGACAGAGCGAtgaatacagttttgttttcaaaaggaagaGTAAATGGTTTAAAAGAAGAGCAAG GATTTGATGGACGAATTGTGCTGTATCCCAGCAACCAAAACTTAAAGGACTACCTCAGCTGGAGACAAGCTGATT gCCATATCAATAACCTTTATAACACAGTGTTTTGGATGCTTGTGCAGCGGAGTGGTTTGACACCAGTGCAAGCACAGGACAGACTCCAG GGAACTTTGGCTGGAGATaagaatgaaattttattttctgaattcaaCATCAACTACAACAATGAACCTTTGATGTATAGAAAGGGAACTGTCTTGATATGGCAGAAG GTGAACGAGGTAATGACTAAGAAAATTAAACTGCCAAAGGAATTAGAGGAAAAGGAAGTGGAAGTGACCCGGACCAGGACTAAAGTTGTTCCCCTGCACTGTGACATTATTGGAGAACAGTTCTGGGAGGAATATCCTGAGATTCTGGCTGAGGATAGCTGA
- the THG1L gene encoding probable tRNA(His) guanylyltransferase isoform X2: protein MTHVVSQFASSYVFYWKDYFKDQQLLYPPGFDGRIVLYPSNQNLKDYLSWRQADCHINNLYNTVFWMLVQRSGLTPVQAQDRLQGTLAGDKNEILFSEFNINYNNEPLMYRKGTVLIWQKVNEVMTKKIKLPKELEEKEVEVTRTRTKVVPLHCDIIGEQFWEEYPEILAEDS from the exons ATGACTCACGTGGTCTCCCAGTTTGCCTCAAGTTACGTTTTCTATTGGAAGGATTACTTTAAGGACCAGCAACTTCTGTACCCACCAGGATTTGATGGACGAATTGTGCTGTATCCCAGCAACCAAAACTTAAAGGACTACCTCAGCTGGAGACAAGCTGATT gCCATATCAATAACCTTTATAACACAGTGTTTTGGATGCTTGTGCAGCGGAGTGGTTTGACACCAGTGCAAGCACAGGACAGACTCCAG GGAACTTTGGCTGGAGATaagaatgaaattttattttctgaattcaaCATCAACTACAACAATGAACCTTTGATGTATAGAAAGGGAACTGTCTTGATATGGCAGAAG GTGAACGAGGTAATGACTAAGAAAATTAAACTGCCAAAGGAATTAGAGGAAAAGGAAGTGGAAGTGACCCGGACCAGGACTAAAGTTGTTCCCCTGCACTGTGACATTATTGGAGAACAGTTCTGGGAGGAATATCCTGAGATTCTGGCTGAGGATAGCTGA